The Scophthalmus maximus strain ysfricsl-2021 chromosome 7, ASM2237912v1, whole genome shotgun sequence genome includes a window with the following:
- the tln2b gene encoding talin-2 isoform X1, with amino-acid sequence MVALSLKICVRQCNVVKTMQFEPSTPVYDACRIIRERVPEAQTGQASDYGLFLSDDDPRKGIWLESGRTLDYYMLRNGDVLEYKKKQRPQKIKMLDGAIKTIMVDDSKTVGELLVTICSRIGITNYEEYSLIQEVTEDKKEDGMGTLKKERTLQLRDERKMEKLKAKLHTDDDLNWLDHSRTFREQGVEESETLLLRRKFFYSDQNVDSRDPVQLNLLYVQARDDILNGSHPVSFDKAGEFAGIQAQIQFGPHVEHKHKPGFLDLKEFLPKEYIKQRGSEKKIFQDHKNCGEMTEIEAKVKYVKLARSLQTYGVSFFLVKEKMKGKNKLVPRLLGITKESVMRVDERTKDVVQEWPLTTVKRWAASPKSFTLDFGEYQESYYSVQTTEGEQISQLIAGYIDIILKKKQSKDRFGLEGDEESTMLEESVSPKKSTILQQQFNRVGRVEHGSVALPGIIRSGSIGGPDTFNVGAMPSAQQQITTGQMHRGHMPPLSLAQQALMGTINSSMQAVQQTQTDLGHVDNLPPLGHDLASRVWVQNKVDESKHEIHSQVDAITAGTASVVNLTAGEPTETDYTAVGCAITTISSNLTEMSKGVKLLAALMDDEVGSGHRLMGAARMLAGAVSDLLRSVEPAAAEPRQTVLTAAGSIGQASGDLLRHMGEGETDEKFQDTLMNLAKAVANAAAMLVLKAKNVAQVAEDTILQNRVIAAATQCALSTSQLVACTKVVSPTISSPVCQEQLVEAGKLVDRSVETCVKACRSASDDGELLKQVGAAAGVVSQSLSDLLQHVRHYASCGEPIGRYDQATDTIMNVTENIFTSMGDAGEMVRQARVLAQATSDLVNAMRSDAEAEVDVDNSKKLLAAAKLLADATARMVEAAKGAAAYPENEDQQQRLREAAEGLRVATNAAAQNAIKKKLVNRLEIAAKQAAAAATQTIAAAQNAAASNKNTVSHQQLVHSCKAVADSIPHLVQGMRSSQAQPEELGAQLALIMASQSFLQPGSKMVTSAKSAVPTVAEQAAAMQLGQCAKNLATCLAELRTATQKAHDACGPLEIDSALKTVQTLKSELQDAKMSVIDGQLKPLPGESLEKCAQDLGSTSKAVGSSMAQLLTCAAQGNEHYTGVAARETAQALRTLAQAARGVAASTKEPQASAAMLDSAQCVMEGSAMLIHEAHQALVHPGDAESQQRLAQVAKAVSHSLNNCVNCLPGQKDVDMALRSIGEASKKLLVDILPPCSKTFQEAQTDLNHTAAELNHSAGEVVHSSRGTSGQLAAASGKFSHDFDEFLDAGVEMAGHTQSTEDQIQVIGNLKNISMASSKLLLAAKSLSVDPGAANAKNLLAVAARAVTESINQLITLCTQQAAGQKECDNALRELEAVRGLLDNPNEPVSELSYFDCIESVMENSKVLGESMAGISQHCKTGDVVAFGESVGVASKALCGLTEAAGQASYLVGVSDPNSQSGHEGLVDPIQFARAHQAIQMACQNLVDPASSPSQVLSAATIVAKHTSALCNACRLASSKTSNPVARRQFVQSAKEVANTTANLVKTIKVNSPTDQNALDGDFSDENRNRCRVATTPLLEAVENLSTFANNPEFASIPAQISHEGSAAQEPIVRSARCMLDSSTYLLETARSLVLNPKDPPTWSVLAGHSRTVSDSIKSLITSIRDKAPGQRECDYSIDNINKCIRDIEQASLAAVGQTLPCRDDISMEALQEQLTSSVQEIGHLIDPVSTTARGEAAQLGHKVTQLASYFDPLIVASVGLASKLLDHQQQMTILDQTKTLSESALQMLYAAKEGGGNPKASHTHDAISEAAQLMKEAVDDIMVTLNEAASEGGMVGGMVEAIAECMGRLDEGTPPEPEGSFVDYQTTMVKFSKAIAITAQEMMTKSVTCPEELGGLASQVTVDYGQLAHQGRLAAATAEPEEVGFQIKTRVQELGHGCIYLVQKAGALQLSPTDSFSKRELIECARAVTEKVSLVLSALQAGNKGTQACITAASAVSGIIADLDTTIMFASAGTLTPEDEESFADHRESILKTAKALVEDTKLLVAGAASSQEKLAQAAQSSAKTITQLTEVVKLGATSMGSEDPETQVVLINAVRDVAKALAELIGATKCAAGKQADDPSMYQLKSAAKVMVTNVTSLLKTVKAVEDEATRGTRALEATIECIKQELTVFQSKDIPDKSTTPEEFIRMTKGITIATAKAVAAGNSAQQEDVIATANLSRKAISDMLTTCKRAAYHQEVIEELRNRALQYGSECTIGYINLLEQVLQVLQKPTQEQKQQLAVHSKHVAACVTELVQTADAMKDGGSECVDPEDPTVIAETELLGAAASIEAAAKKLEQLKPRAKPKQADETLDFEEQILEAAKSIAAATSALVKSASAAQRELVAQGKVGSNLANAVDDGQWSQGLISAARMVAAATSNLCEAANASVQGHASEEKLICSAKQVAASTAQLLVACKVKADQDSEAMRRLQAAGNAVKRASDNLVKAAQKAAFDKTEDDSVVVKTKFVGGIAQIIAAQEEMLRKERELEEARKKLAQIRQQQYKFLPSELREDEG; translated from the exons ATGGTGGCCTTGTCACTGAAGATCTGTGTACGGCAGTGCAACGTGGTGAAGACGATGCAGTTTGAGCCGTCCACACCTGTGTACGACGCCTGCAGGATCATCCGAGAGCGAGTGCCAGAAGCCCAGACGGGACAAG CCTCAGATTACGGCCTCTTCTTGTCTGACGATGATCCGAGGAAAGGAATCTGGCTCGAGTCTGGAAGAACCCTGGATTACTACATGCTGCGAAATGGC GATGTCTTGGAGTACAAGAAGAAACAAAGGCCGCAAAAGATCAAAATGCTTGATGGTGCCATTAAAACCATCATGGTGGACGACTCGAAAACAGTCGGGGAGCTGCTCGTCACCATATGCAGCAGAATAG GAATCACCAACTACGAGGAGTACTCCCTCATCCAAGAGGTGACGGAGGACAAGAAGGAGGATGGCATGGGGACgctgaagaaagagagaacgCTGCAGCTCCGAGACGAGAGGAAGATGGAAAAGCTCAAAGccaaactccacacagatgATGACT TGAACTGGCTGGACCACAGCAGGACATTCAGAGAGCAAGGCGTGGAGGAAAGTGAGACCCTGCTGCTCAGGCGCAAGTTCTTCTACTCAGACCAGAACGTGGACTCGCGCGACCCTGTTCAGCTGAACCTGCTCTATGTCCAG GCTCGGGATGATATATTGAATGGATCCCACCCCGTCTCCTTTGATAAAGCCGGTGAGTTTGCGGGGATCCAGGCTCAGATCCAGTTCGGACCCCACGTGGAGCACAAGCACAAGCCCGGATTCCTGGA CCTGAAGGAGTTCCTGCCTAAGGAGTACATCAAGCAGAGAGGGTCCGAGAAGAAAATATTCCAA GACCATAAAAACTGCGGAGAGATGACCGAGATTGAGGCAAAGGTGAAATATGTGAAGCTCGCCAGGTCCCTGCAGACATACGGAGTGTCTTTCTTCCTGGTGAAG GAAAAGATGAAGGGTAAAAATAAGCTGGTCCCGCGGCTGCTGGGGATAACCAAAGAGTCAGTGATGCGAGTGGATGAGAGGACGAAGGATGTTGTGCAGGAGTGGCCTCTGACAACAGTCAAGAGATGGGCTGCCTCCCCCAAGAGCTTCACCTTG GATTTTGGCGAGTACCAGGAGAGTTACTACTCCGTCCAGACTACAGAGGGAGAGCAGATATCCCAACTTATTGCCGGATACATTGACATCATTCTTAAAAAG AAGCAGAGTAAGGATCGTTTTGGCCTTGAGGGAGATGAGGAATCCACCATGCTGGAGGAATCAGTTTCCCCTAAGAA GTCCACAattttgcagcagcagttcaATCGGGTGGGTCGCGTGGAGCATGGCTCGGTCGCACTGCCGGGCATAATTCGGTCCGGATCCATCGGCGGCCCCGACACCTTTAACGTGGGTGCTATGCCCTCTGCCCAGCAGCAAATCACCACAGGGCAGATGCACAGAGGACACATGCCCCCACTG AGTCTGGCCCAGCAGGCCCTGATGGGAACCATCAACAGCAGTATGCAGGCCGTGCAACAGACCCAGACTGACCTGGGACATGTTGATAATCTCCCTCCACTGGGCCATGACTTG GCTTCCAGGGTTTGGGTTCAGAACAAGGTGGATGAATCCAAACATGAAATCCACTCTCAGGTTGATGCTATCACCGCTGGAACAGCGTCTGTGGTCAATCTCACTGCAG GTGAGCCCACAGAAACGGACTACACCGCAGTGGGCTGCGCCAtcaccaccatctcctccaaTCTCACGGAAATGTCCAAGGGTGTCAAACTGCTTGCGGCGCTGATGGACGACGAGGTGGGCAGCGGCCACAGGCTCATGGGTGCTGCCAGAATGCTGGCAGGAGCCGTATCAGATCTGCTCCGATCTGTTgagcctgcagctgcagag CCCAGGCAGACGGTGCTGACCGCGGCAGGAAGCATCGGACAGGCCAGCGGGGACCTGCTCCGTCACATGGGGGAGGGCGAGACCGACGAGAAGTTCCAG GACACCCTGATGAATCTGGCCAAAGCAGTGGCCAATGCAGCTGCTATGTTGGTCCTGAAGGCCAAGAACGTGGCCCAGGTGGCCGAGGACACCATACTGCAGAACCGGGTGATCGCAGCTGCCACTCAGTGTGCCCTGTCCACCTCACAGCTGGTGGCCTGCACCAAG GTGGTGAGCCCAACCATCAGCTCCCCGGTGTGTCAGGAGCAGCTTGTCGAGGCCGGGAAGCTGGTGGACCGATCGGTGGAAACCTGCGTCAAAGCTTGCCGCTCGGCCAGCGACGACGGCGAGCTGCTGAAGCAAGTCGGGGCAGCAGCCGGCGTGGTGAGCCAGTCTCTCAGCGACCTGCTGCAACATGTCCGCCACTACGCCAGCTGTGGAGAGCCCATCGGACGCTACGACCAGGCCACGGACACAATCATGAACGTGACAGAGAACATTTTCACTTCCATGGGTGATGCTG gtgagaTGGTGCGTCAGGCCCGGGTGTTAGCCCAGGCCACGTCTGACCTGGTCAACGCCATGAGATCTGATGCGGAGGCAGAAGTGGATGTTGACAACTCCAAGAAACTTCTGGCTGCAGCCAAACTCCTGGCTGACGCCACCGCTCGGATGGTGGAGGCTGCTAAG GGGGCGGCTGCCTACCCGGAGAATGAGGACCAGCAGCAGAGACTCCGAGAGGCAGCTGAGGGGCTCCGTGTTGCCACTAACGCTGCAGCTCAGAATGCAATAAAGAAGAAACTGGTCAACCGGCTGGAG ATAGCTGCAAAGCAGGCAGCAGCGGCTGCTACTCAGACCATCGCAGCGGcacaaaatgctgctgcttCCAACAAAAATACCGTCTCACACCAACAGCTAGTGCACAGCTGCAAG GCAGTAGCAGATAGCATCCCCCACTTGGTGCAGGGCATGAGGAGTAGCCAGGCCCAGCCTGAGGAGCTGGGCGCCCAGCTCGCCCTCATCATGGCCAGCCAGAGCTTCTTACAG CCCGGAAGTAAGATGGTGACATCTGCAAAGTCGGCAGTTCCGACGGTGGCCGAACAGGCTGCGGCTATGCAGCTGGGCCAGTGTGCCAAGAACCTGGCTACCTGCCTGGCGGAGCTCAGGACTGCCACCCAGAAG GCCCATGACGCTTGTGGTCCTCTGGAGATCGACTCGGCCCTCAAAACAGTGCAGACACTCAAGAGTGAGCTCCAGGATGCCAAGATGTCTGTCATCGATGGCCAACTCAAACCTCTTCCCGGGGAATCG CTGGAGAAGTGTGCTCAGGATTTGGGGAGCACGTCCAAGGCCGTGGGCTCCTCCATGGCTCAGCTGCTAACGTGTGCTGCACAAGGCAATGAACATTATACAG GCGTGGCTGCCAGGGAAACAGCACAGGCTCTGAGGACATTGGCCCAAGCAGCCAGAGGCGTGGCGGCCAGCACCAAGGAGCCGCAGGCTTCGGCTGCAATGCTTGACTCAGCCCAGTGTGTGATGGAGGGCTCGGCCATGTTGATCCACGAAGCCCACCAGGCCCTGGTTCATCCTGGAGACGCCGAGAGTCAGCAGAGACTGGCGCAG GTGGCCAAAGCAGTGTCGCACTCCCTGAATAATTGTGTGAATTGCCTGCCAGGCCAGAAGGATGTGGACATGGCCCTCAGGAGCATTGGAGAGGCCAGCAAGAAGCTGCTGGTGGACATT CTCCCTCCCTGCAGTAAGACGTTCCAGGAGGCCCAGACTGATCTGAACCACACGGCGGCTGAACTCAACCACTCGGCCGGCGAGGTCGTCCACTCCTCTCGTGGAACAAGCGGCCAGCTGGCTGCGGCCTCCGGCAAGTTCAGCCACGACTTTGATGAGTTCCTTGATGCCGGCGTTGAGATGGCAGGACACACCCAA AGCACGGAGGACCAGATTCAAGTCATTGGTAACCTGAAGAATATCTCCATGGCGTCCAGTAAGCTGCTGCTCGCTGCCAAGTCTCTTTCTGTGGATCCAGGTGCAGCCAACGCAAAGAATCTTCTCGCTGTAGCGGCAAG GGCGGTGACAGAGAGTATTAACCAGCTGATCACACTCTGTACCCAGCAAGCAGCAGGACAAAAGGAGTGTGACAACGCCTTGAGGGAGTTGGAG GCTGTCAGAGGGCTCCTAGATAATCCCAACGAGCCCGTCAGTGAACTCTCCTACTTCGACTGCATCGAGAGCGTCATGGAGAATTCAAAG GTCCTTGGAGAGTCGATGGCAGGCATTTCACAGCACTGTAAAACGGGTGATGTGGTCGCCTTCGGGGAGAGCGTGGGTGTGGCGTCCAAAGCTCTGTGTGGGCTGACGGAGGCTGCAGGACAG GCTTCTTATCTTGTAGGTGTGTCTGACCCCAATAGTCAGTCAGGCCACGAGGGGCTGGTGGATCCCATCCAGTTTGCTAGGGCCCACCAGGCTATACAGATGGCTTGTCAGAACTTAGTGGACCCAGCCAGTAGTCCCTCGCAG GTCTTATCTGCAGCAACAATAGTAGCCAAACACACCTCAGCTCTCTGTAATGCCTGCCGCCTGGCTTCCTCTAAAACCTCCAACCCCGTGGCCAGGAGACAGTTTGTCCAGTCAGCCAAAGAGGTGGCCAACACCACCGCCAACCTCGTCAAAACCATCAAGGTCAACTCCCCAACTGATCAAAAC gccTTAGATGGAGATTTTTCTGATGAGAACAGGAACAGGTGCCGCGTTGCTACGACCCCACTCCTTGAGGCTGTCGAAAACCTCTCGACCTTTGCCAACAACCCTGAGTTTGCGAGTATCCCGGCTCAGATCAGCCACGAG GGCTCCGCAGCACAGGAGCCCATTGTGCGTTCAGCCCGCTGCATGCTCGACAGCTCCACTTACCTTCTGGAAACGGCCCGCTCGCTGGTCCTCAACCCAAAAGATCCTCCCACCTGGTCCGTTCTAGCTGGCCACTCCAGGACGGTGTCTGACTCCATCAAGAGCCTCATCACCTCCATTAG GGACAAGgcaccaggacagagggagTGTGATTACTCCATTGATAACATCAATAAGTGTATCCGGGACATTGAGCAAGCTTCCCTGGCTGCAGTTGGGCAGACTCTGCCCTGCAGAGATGATATCTCCATGGAA GCGCTCCAggagcagctgacgtcctctgtGCAGGAGATTGGGCATCTGATTGATCCTGTCTCCACCACAGCCCGAGGCGAAGCTGCCCAACTCGGACACAAG GTGACCCAGCTGGCCAGTTACTTCGATCCACTCATTGTGGCATCAGTGGGCCTGGCCTCCAAGCTCCTGGACCACCAGCAGCAAATGACCATCCTGGACCAGACCAAGACCCTGTCGGAGTCGGCCCTGCAGATGCTCTATGCTGCCAAGGAAGGCGGGGGAAATCCAAAG GCGTCCCACACCCACGATGCCATCTCTGAAGCAGCGCAGCTGATGAAGGAGGCTGTGGACGACATCATGGTGACTTTGAACGAGGCAGCCAGTGAGGGGGGCATGGTCGGGGGCATGGTGGAGGCCATTGCTGAATGCATGGGCAGG CTGGATGAAGGAACACCGCCTGAGCCCGAGGGCTCGTTTGTGGACTACCAGACTACAATGGTGAAGTTCTCCAAGGCCATCGCCATCACTGCACAGGAGATG ATGACGAAGTCAGTAACCTGCCCCGAGGAGCTCGGTGGCCTCGCCTCTCAGGTGACAGTGGACTATGGACAGCTAGCGCACCAAGGACGTCTCGCTGCAGCTACCGCAGAGCCAGAGGAG GTTGGTTTCCAGATAAAGACACGGGTGCAGGAGCTGGGCCATGGCTGTATCTACCTGGTCCAGAAGGCGGGAGCCCTGCAGCTCAGCCCCACTGACAGCTTTTCAAAACGGGAGCTCATCGAGTGTGCACGCGCAGTCACAGAGAAG GTGTCCTTGGTACTGTCAGCGCTGCAGGCGGGGAACAAAGGCACCCAGGCCTGTATCACAGCAGCAAGTGCTGTTTCTGGCATCATCGCTGACCTGGACACCACCATCATGTTCGCCTCAGCTGGAACACTGACCCCTGAGGATGAAGAGTCCTTTGCTGACCACAG GGAGAGCATCTTGAAGACAGCCAAGGCGCTGGTGGAGGACACCAAGCTGCTGGTTGCGGGAGCCGCATCCAGCCAAGAGAAACTGGCCCAGGCCGCCCAGTCCTCGGCCAAGACCATCACCCAGCTCACTGAGGTGGTCAAACTAGGAGCAACCAGCATGGGCTCTGAGGACCCCGAGACACAG GTGGTTCTGATAAACGCGGTGCGTGATGTGGCCAAAGCTCTGGCCGAACTCATCGGTGCCACCAAATGTGCTGCTGGCAAGCAGGCTGACGACCCGTCCATGTATCAGCTGAAGAGTGCTGCCAAG GTCATGGTGACCAACGTGACGTCTCTTCTAAAAACAGTGAAGGCAGTGGAGGATGAAGCCACTCGCGGGACGAGGGCACTGGAGGCCACCATTGAATGCATCAAGCAGGAGCTGACG GTGTTCCAGTCCAAGGACATCCCAGACAAGTCCACCACACCCGAGGAGTTCATCCGCATGACAAAGGGCATCACCATAGCGACGGCCAAGGCAGTAGCTGCAGGAAACTCTGCTCAGCAGGAGGACGTGATCGCCACTGCCAACCTGAGCCGCAAAGCCATCTCCGATATGCTGACTACATGCAAG CGAGCCGCATACCACCAAGAAGTGATCGAGGAGCTGAGGAACAGGGCCCTGCAGTACGGCTCCGAGTGCACCATTGGATATATCAACCTTCTGGAGCAAGTGCTGCAG gtgcTGCAGAAGCCCACACAGGAGCAGAAACAGCAGCTGGCCGTGCACTCCAAACACGTGGCAGCGTGTGTGACAGAGCTCGTCCAGACAGCTGACGCCATGAAAG ATGGAG GATCAGAGTGTGTGGACCCCGAGGACCCCACTGTCATCGCTGAGACTGAGCTCCTCGGAGCAGCAGCATCCATTGAAGCTGCCGCCAAGAAACTAGAGCAGCTGAAACCCAGGGCCAAGCCCAAG CAGGCAGATGAGACGCTGGATTTCGAGGAACAAATCTTAGAGGCCGCGAAGTCCATTGCTGCAGCAACTAGTGCGCTCGTTAAATCTGCGTCAGCAGCCCAGAGAGAACTGGTGGCACAAGGCAAG GTGGGATCCAATCTAGCCAATGCAGTGGATGATGGCCAGTGGTCACAGGGTCTTATATCAGCG GCTCGTATGGTAGCGGCAGCCACCAGCAACCTGTGTGAGGCAGCGAACGCCTCAGTTCAGGGCCACGCCAGCGAGGAGAAGCTCATCTGCTCAGCCAAGCAGGTCGCGGCCTCCACGGCTCAGCTGCTGGTGGCCTGCAAGGTGAAGGCGGACCAGGACTCTGAAGCCATGAGGAGACTACAG GCGGCCGGCAATGCGGTGAAGCGGGCATCAGACAACCTGGTGAAGGCGGCTCAGAAAGCAGCATTTGACAAGACCGAAGATGACAGTGTGGTGGTGAAGACCAAATTCGTCGGGGGCATAGCTCAG ATCATTGCGGCTCAGGAGGAGATGCTGAGGAAGGAGCGGGAGCTGGAGGAAGCCCGGAAGAAGCTGGCTCAGATTCGACAGCAGCAGTACAAGTTCTTGCCCAGCGAGTTGAGGGAGGATGAGGGCTGA